The genomic interval TGTAGCCGCACTGGTTGTTGTGCTGTTACCTGCCTGCGATAATGGCCTGGAAGAACTAAACAAAAATCCGGATGCCTATACCGAAGTAATACCAGAATACTTGTTCACCAAAGCACAACTGGATGCGGTAAATAACAATTATTTTGGTTCCGCTGCTTTAACTATTGGTGGCTCAATGCAGCACTTTGCCACCTATAAAGAAGTGCCTGCGGCCGGTGATAAATATTTCAATGAAGGCTATTCCTACAGTCACTTTACCACGGCTTATCCCAACGAAGTAAACGAAATCCAGGAAGTAATAAGAGCCGTATCTGAAAAGCCTGAAGATGTAAACAAATTGTCTATTGCCCGCATCTGGCGGGTATATATAATGCACCGCCTCACCGACTTGTATGGAGATGTACCCTATTCTGAAGCCGGTCAGGGGCTTACCTCAAAGAATTTCACTCCTAAATATGATGAACAGGCATCCATTTATGCTGATATGCTGCAAGAGCTGGAGCAGGCCGCATTAGCCTTGAATCCTGCTTTTCCTTCTATGGGAAATTCTGACCTGATCTACGGCGGAAATGTAGAGAAGTGGAAAAAATTTGCCTATTCCCTAATGCTGCGTCTGGGTATGCGACTTACCAAAGCCGATGCAGCAACGGCTAAAACCTGGGTGGAAAAAGCCATTGCTGGTGGCGTAATTACCAGCGAAAGTGATATTGCCCTGATTGGTTATATTGATGGTTCGCAGGTCGCCAGTCGCAATCCCATTGCCCAGGCCTTATTAGTAGGCGATTATATCAATCCGCAGAGTGAAGATAATGTAGAAGGCGGAAAACTGGCCAAAACCTTTATCGATCACCTGAAAAATACTCGTGATCCCCGTTTGAATGTAATTTCGGTCGTTTGGGTAAAAAATGCGACTGGTGTATATGTGGCTGATACGGCTACAGCTCTTCAGCAAGGGATGCCTAATGCAGCGTTCAATTCAAGACCGGGAAATTTTAATACCTTTTCCGAACCACATCCGGGCACTATTTTAAAATATGATGCCCCTTTACTGGTATTATCAAGTGCCGAGGTAAATCTGCTGCTGGCAGAAGCCGTGCTAAGAGGCTGGTACGGCGGAAATGCGGCTGAACTTTATAAGGCCGCAGTAGGAGCTGGTATGCGGAACTGGGCTTATTTTGGTGCGGCAGGTGCGATCTCTGCCGATAAAATCAATGCATATATGGCGCTGAATCCTTATCCGGCAGCAGGTACGATGGAAGAACAGATGAAAGTAATCCAGACGGAAAAATGGGTATCTTTATTTTTGGATGAATACGAAATTTATGCGAATTGGCGGCGTACTGGCTATCCTGAACTTATTCCCACTAATTATCCGGGAAATTTAACTGGTGGCACCATTCCCAGACGTTTTGTTTTGCCGCCGGCAGAAGAAAATATCAATGGCGAAAATTTTCACGAAGCCATTAACAGACAAGGACCTAACAGACTTACCAGCCGGGTCTGGTGGGATAAATAATAAATCTATTTGTACTTTTTGGGTAAATTTTGTAAAATTCAGCATAATCCGGTAGTATTTCATGCCAGAAATAATAAACTAAAGAACAAGGATCACTGGCAGAGGGAAAGCAAATCATACCTTCCTATTCAGCGATCCTTATTCAAAACATTATCTTAGAAACTTTTTTGCTATTCCACCTATGCTTAACCGCAGAAAACTGATTAAACATTTATCCTCTTTACCTCTTTTGGGAGGTATCGCAGGAAGCAGTATACCGCTCACTTCTGCACTGGCTACGCCTAAAGCAAAAAGGGATGTGGTAAAAGAACTGGGCATTCGTACGTTTATCAATGCCGCAGGCACCTATACTGCAATGACCGCCTCCCTGATGCCAGAAGAGGTGATGGAAACCATTCAAGCCGCATCCCATGAGTTTATGATGCTGGAAGAAGTGCAGGATAAGGTCGGAGAAAGAATTGCTAAACTGGTTCATTCAGAGGCTGCTATGGTAACTGCCGGTTGCTGGTCGGCAATGGTGCTGGGAATGGCAGGCGTACTTACCGGCACGGATCCAAAAAAGGTTGCCCAGTTGCCGCACCTGGAATATACCGGCATGAAATCGCAGGTATTGGTTCAAAAAGCCCATAACACTGGCTATGTACATGCCCTTACCAATACCGGGGTGATGATCACCGAGATTGAAACCCTGGAAGAAGCAGAAAAAGCCATTAATGAGCGTACCGCTTTATTGTGGTTTTTGAATTACAATGCGCCGTTAGGTAAAATACAACACCAGGAGTGGGTAGCCCTGGGAAAAAAACACAATATTCCGACCATGATCGATATGGCCGCTGATGTACCGCCGGTAGAAAATCTCTGGAAATATAATGACATGGGATTCGATCTGGTATGTGTATCTGGTGGTAAGGCCATGCGTGGCCCACAAAGTACAGGTTTGCTCATGGGTAAAAAAGACCTGATTGCTGCTGCCCGGTTAAACGGACCACCCAGAGGCGGAAATATTGGCCGGGGCATGAAAGTGAACAAAGAAGAAATTTTAGGCATGTATGTAGCCTTGGAGCGCTATATTAACCTGGATCATGCCAAAGAATGGAAGGAATGGGAAACCAGGATTGCTCAGATTGAATCGGCTGTAAAAAAAGTAAATGGCATTCAAACCGAAAAGTATGTGCCTCCGGTAGCCAATCATACACCGGCTTTGCGCATTTCCTGGAATGAAAGCAGTATTAAACTTTCTCCCAAAGATTTACAGGAAAAACTGCGGAACGGCAACCCATCTATTGAAGTGGTAGGTCCTGAAAAGGATGCTACTTCTGTTAGTCTTACGGTGTTTATGTTAAAACCTGGCCAGGATAAGATTGTAGCCAAACGTCTTGCAGAAGAATTTTCGAAAGCAACAATTTCATAAGTAAAACAACCCAATACCCTTTTAACCTATGCAAAAAGTACTTTTTACTCTTTTTATGCTCTTGGCTGTATGTGCCGCTAACGCGCAAACCTACAGCATTGTAATCAAAGAAGGGCATGTAATCGACCCAAAGAATAACATTAACGGTATCATGGATGTAGCCATTACCGATGGCAAAATTGTACAGGTCGCTAAAAACATTGATCCCAAAGGAGCTACCCAGGTAGTAAATGCCAAAGGAATGTATGTAACGCCAGGAATAATTGATATTCACGGGCACGTATTTATTGGTACCGAACCAGATCATTACCTGAGCAATGGCCTGACGGCAGTTATGCCAGACGGCTTTACTTTCCGGGTGGGTTGTACTACTATTGTAGATTGCGGAGGAGCCGGCTGGAAATCATTTCCTACCTTCAAAAAGAATATCATCGATAATTCCCAGACCAGGGTACTTTCCTTTTTAAACATTGTAGGTGAAGGCATGAGAGGCGGTGCGTATGAGCAGGATATCAACGACATGAATCCAAAGATGGCCGCCATGGTAGCCAAGCAAAATAAAGAGTATGTAGTTGGATTTAAACTAGCGCATTTTCAGGGTCCGGAATGGACACCAGTAGATCGTGTGGTAGAAGCAGGCAAACTAGCCAACATGCCGGTTATTATCGATTTCGGCGGCAACAATCCTCCCCTGTCTATTGAAGAACTATTTATGAAACGCCTGCGTCCCGGCGATATTTATACCCATACCTATACTTTACTCGATGGCAATGTGCGCGAAACAGTAGTAGATGAAGCCACAAAAAAAGTAAAGCCCTTTGTGTTTGAAGCGCAGAAAAGAGGGATTATCTTCGATGTGGGATATGGAGGTGCCAGCTTCAATTTTACGCAGGCCATTCCAGCCCTGAAAGCCGGATTTTTCCCTAATACCATCAGCACAGACCTGCATACCGGAAGTATGAACGGTTCGATGAAAGACATACTCAGCATTATGTCTAAATTTGTAAACATGGGTATGGACGAAGCCAGTGTAATTAAAGCCAGTACCTGGGCACCGGCACAAGTAATTAAACGGGAAGAACTAGGTCATATGTCGGTGGGGGCTATTGCAGATGTAGCTATACTAAACATGCGGGAAGGTAATTTTGGGTTCTATGACAAAACCGGCTACAAAATAGAAGGCAAAAAGAAGTTTGAGTGTGAAATGACAATAAAAGATGGCAAGATTGTATACGACCTTAATGGCATCGCCAATCCGGTCGTAGTTCCCAAAACAGCTTCAACTCAAAAAGCCTCCAGCACTTCTGCTAAAGGTGGCGGACATTAAAATTAGTCATTGGTTAGTAGTCAACAGCCATTGGTAGAAAGAATTAGCTACCTAAGACAATTAACTATTGACCAATAAAATATTGAAAGGCATTTAATTTAACCAATGAAATATCACTATAATTTGTATTACCAGACAAAAACTGCATCAGCCGTTTTTCTTAAGCGTGCAGTCTATTTTTTAATCCTCGTCAGCTTTACGCAGTGTGAAGAAAAAACAAAACTTCCGCCTCCCAGTCCGGATAATGGCGGGCTTTTTCTTCCGGGAAATTTTGCAGCCGTAGTCGTAGCCGATAGTCTGGAAGGAAAAGCCAGGCATATTGCTGTGAATGAGAATGGAGATATTTATGTAAAAGCCAGATATGGCGGTTCTGATAGTTCGGTAATTGCCCTTCGGGATACCAATAGCGATGGAAGAGCCGATATTATCAAACGGTTTGGTGGTACAGGCAAAGAAAGAGGCTATGGAACTGCTGTCCGTATTCATAATGGCTATCTGTATTTCAGTTCAGAACTGGTCGTATACCGCCATAAGTTAACGCCTGGCCAACTTGTACCCGAAAGTCCGATGGAAATTATTGTCAATGATGACCATGCCCATGGCATGCACGAGCACATTGCCAAGCCAGTCTCTTTCGACGATAAGGGGAATATGTATGTACCTTTTGGCGCACCATCTAATTGCTGCCAGGTAAGCAACCGTACCCCAAGTTCTCCCGGAATTTATCCCTGCCCATTGCTGGAAGATCATGGTGGAATCTGGCGGTTCAGTGCTGATAAACCCAATCAGACCCAGAAAGATGGTACCAGATATGCCACTGGCCTGAGAAGCATCGTAGCCATGGACTGGAACAAAGAAGATGGAAGTTTGTATGTGGTTAATCATGGCCGGGACGATCTGCTGCGTTTATGGGCGCATAAATTTACTCCCTGGCAA from Rhodocytophaga rosea carries:
- a CDS encoding SusD/RagB family nutrient-binding outer membrane lipoprotein, encoding MKKNFFNIFTVAALVVVLLPACDNGLEELNKNPDAYTEVIPEYLFTKAQLDAVNNNYFGSAALTIGGSMQHFATYKEVPAAGDKYFNEGYSYSHFTTAYPNEVNEIQEVIRAVSEKPEDVNKLSIARIWRVYIMHRLTDLYGDVPYSEAGQGLTSKNFTPKYDEQASIYADMLQELEQAALALNPAFPSMGNSDLIYGGNVEKWKKFAYSLMLRLGMRLTKADAATAKTWVEKAIAGGVITSESDIALIGYIDGSQVASRNPIAQALLVGDYINPQSEDNVEGGKLAKTFIDHLKNTRDPRLNVISVVWVKNATGVYVADTATALQQGMPNAAFNSRPGNFNTFSEPHPGTILKYDAPLLVLSSAEVNLLLAEAVLRGWYGGNAAELYKAAVGAGMRNWAYFGAAGAISADKINAYMALNPYPAAGTMEEQMKVIQTEKWVSLFLDEYEIYANWRRTGYPELIPTNYPGNLTGGTIPRRFVLPPAEENINGENFHEAINRQGPNRLTSRVWWDK
- a CDS encoding aminotransferase class V-fold PLP-dependent enzyme, whose amino-acid sequence is MLNRRKLIKHLSSLPLLGGIAGSSIPLTSALATPKAKRDVVKELGIRTFINAAGTYTAMTASLMPEEVMETIQAASHEFMMLEEVQDKVGERIAKLVHSEAAMVTAGCWSAMVLGMAGVLTGTDPKKVAQLPHLEYTGMKSQVLVQKAHNTGYVHALTNTGVMITEIETLEEAEKAINERTALLWFLNYNAPLGKIQHQEWVALGKKHNIPTMIDMAADVPPVENLWKYNDMGFDLVCVSGGKAMRGPQSTGLLMGKKDLIAAARLNGPPRGGNIGRGMKVNKEEILGMYVALERYINLDHAKEWKEWETRIAQIESAVKKVNGIQTEKYVPPVANHTPALRISWNESSIKLSPKDLQEKLRNGNPSIEVVGPEKDATSVSLTVFMLKPGQDKIVAKRLAEEFSKATIS
- a CDS encoding amidohydrolase/deacetylase family metallohydrolase yields the protein MQKVLFTLFMLLAVCAANAQTYSIVIKEGHVIDPKNNINGIMDVAITDGKIVQVAKNIDPKGATQVVNAKGMYVTPGIIDIHGHVFIGTEPDHYLSNGLTAVMPDGFTFRVGCTTIVDCGGAGWKSFPTFKKNIIDNSQTRVLSFLNIVGEGMRGGAYEQDINDMNPKMAAMVAKQNKEYVVGFKLAHFQGPEWTPVDRVVEAGKLANMPVIIDFGGNNPPLSIEELFMKRLRPGDIYTHTYTLLDGNVRETVVDEATKKVKPFVFEAQKRGIIFDVGYGGASFNFTQAIPALKAGFFPNTISTDLHTGSMNGSMKDILSIMSKFVNMGMDEASVIKASTWAPAQVIKREELGHMSVGAIADVAILNMREGNFGFYDKTGYKIEGKKKFECEMTIKDGKIVYDLNGIANPVVVPKTASTQKASSTSAKGGGH